Genomic window (Arachis hypogaea cultivar Tifrunner chromosome 13, arahy.Tifrunner.gnm2.J5K5, whole genome shotgun sequence):
ATACAGAGtagattgtgaaggaaataatCATCGGTAACATTGTCCTTAATGAATTGTACATATTTCTTGTCTTTTCTTCTGAAGTGAAAGCAGAGTCTTGTTTCCACTTTACAAATGGAGCTTTTGGGTTTGGTGAAAATGAGATTGAGTCTGCGTTAGGACAAGATGACAGCACCCAGGTACACAGCTCCGCATAGAAACACAAATGATATCAAACCCCTGAAATGAAATGCAACCCAACAAGTAgattatgaattaataaaatcattagaAGAAGCTAAGCTAAGCTAAGCAAATCAAATAAATACACTGACCAAATAACACCCCATCCAACACCAGAACAAGGGCAAGGGCACTCCTGTGCGAATTTCTCTGCATCACTCGAATGCACTCGACGCGATATCAAATCATCATAGATATCTGCAGTTTATTTTTCATATAAGGAAGAATAATGTATCACCAGATTATCAATAAATTGGATCATTTAGTCCTCAAACACATACCATAAACAGAAAACAAGCTGTTCATCACACCTGCATTTTTATTTTACAAGTTGttagtaatataaaatttaaatgaaaattgtcACATTGCTAACTGACTGAAGCTAATTATGAATCTCCGTATTTGGTATTTACCTATGAACAGGATAACATATCGTAGTATTCGAACTTTGGTTGTCTCTTGCAGAATCCATATTATTCCAAGGAAAATGATAAATCCTGATCGAGGCCTCAacaaagaatatatatttaagtaTACAAGAACGATTTTTTTTCATCATGTATAATTATAGAAGCAGTAAGCACATATGACATACCAATGCAAAGTCCTCGGAGAGTCCACTGCATGAAACATGAAGAACAAGGGAAGGTTCAGTTTAATTTGTCATAGCATatcaagaataataataataataaaatgaattgCATTGACATACATTTTTGGCTACAAAGAGGACAATAAGTAGAGCAGCAATAAAACAAGCAGCAGCTATTCTAGCGGTAAGAAGCTTTGTTGACGCAAGTATCAAGATCatcccccaaaatgatgaaccaaGATCTGGATGGATTCCATTCTCACCAAATCAAAatgcaataattaacaagaaaaagaaaagagagtgaGTAAGAGAAAGATACATCCAGCTGgcaagatgaagcagtaaatgcCTCCACGGGTTTGGGTTGTTCCACCTTCATCAGCATGAACCTGGATTCCTTCTACCTGGCACACAATGAGGAATGCAATGAGCTTATTGAATGATTGGAATCTTGATTACTAATAATAAGGAGGAGTGTGACAGGCATACATGGCCGCATGTAAGTTTACAAGCAACGGCGTGGCTTGCCTCATGAAGAAAGACAGTAACAAGCTTAAAGGGTGTGAGTAGCAAGGTTCTCCAGAGTGCAAGTATAAGCACAGTGCAGACAGCAACAGTGACAAGAAACACCACTTGCTCGTGGTTGCAGCAATTCTTGAGCTCCCAGTTCGGTTTCATCTTCTAAATCTATCTCATCACACTCACTCGATTCAGCACAAGACGACACAGTCAACCCGCTCCGCTCCTTTCTATTTCCATTTTTTAAAGGGGATACATCTGTTCTATCACTTCTATGTtcattatttatttgaaaaagcatttattgttatattatttttttttgaagacAGGAATTTTTATTGATTTCTAAAAAATCCAACTTGGACAACAATAATAAGAAATGATAAATACCAAAGGAATACATCAAAGAAAGAAACATTAAAATAAGAAATCtactcttaatatataaaagtagatacataagCATGCACCACATTACTTTTAAGACATTTCTTTTCTCCTACTAATGCCATGTCAGCAATATTGCTTACTTGGCACAACTTTAGAATTAACCACTCAATTCttgccaaatcaactattatttctaaatcagcaaaaaaataaaatatacaaataaaaaaactaaaaaatagaatccaataaatTTGTAACCTCCAAATATATTGAATTtatattcctatatttattatatcttatcgttataaacaatacaataaatttataactgcaacaattaatttataaattaaaagtttaaaaaatgaaaattatattttattattataattatgtttattataattattttaatttttgccaaTGAATTAtatctcaaatggcatagtctctcatATTGGTCGCGAGTTCGAGTCTCtgtatctttgataaaaaaaattattttaatttttagaagtaaCACTAGGTACAAAGAACTATTATTGTAGTTTTTACTtattattaaaaacaaattctattttattttaccaatataaaatttgaaaagaatatttgaaaattaaaaaaaaaaaacaaatttattaaaagagTATCAAAACGAAACcaaaaaatatatgatattatACATACATTTTCATATATTAGATACATTG
Coding sequences:
- the LOC112738159 gene encoding uncharacterized protein → MKPNWELKNCCNHEQVVFLVTVAVCTVLILALWRTLLLTPFKLVTVFLHEASHAVACKLTCGHVEGIQVHADEGGTTQTRGGIYCFILPAGYLGSSFWGMILILASTKLLTARIAAACFIAALLIVLFVAKNWTLRGLCIGFIIFLGIIWILQETTKVRILRYVILFIGVMNSLFSVYDIYDDLISRRVHSSDAEKFAQECPCPCSGVGWGVIWGLISFVFLCGAVYLGAVILS